GGTGGTAAATGTCGCCGAGACCAACCCCTGGTCGGATTACCGGAACCAGGTCTGGCGCCAGTGAGACAGATCCGGTCGCATGGGACGCCGGCGGGGGTCCGGCGCCTGCCGAACCCGCACCGGGGCACTGGAGCAGGACACTCCGGTCCGGATCACACCGAGAGGAAGTGAGCCGCGGCGGGCCTCGGCCCGCCGCGGCTGCTGTCACTCGGGCGCGTTCAGATTTCTGGTGTTTTCTCCGCGCCGCGACTCCAGCGGAACCGGAGTCGTCTTGCGATGTCCGGGCGACCTGCTCAGGCGGCCGGGATCGGCAGCACGTGCAGCTGGGCCGGCGCGCCGTTCGGGAGACCGTCGTCGCTGACCGCGTACAGCCGGCGGCCGTTCGGTGCCCACGCCAGGGCGCCGGACACCAGGGTGTGGTCCGACCCGCCCAGCTCGAACCGGGTGACCGGGGTCCCGTTCAGGTCGAACACGAAGACGTCCGGGTCGTAGGGGGCGTACACGCCGCCCGCCACCCGCGTGCCGTCCCGGGACACCGCGACGGCGTTCGGGTACGGCCCGGTCTCGTACGCCGTCCCGGTCTTGCGCATGTCCTCGACCGGGTACGACTGCACGTGGTACGGCGCCCCGCCGGCCGCGAACGCGGTGGTCCCGCCCGGGTCGAGGGCCAGGCCCTGCCCGTTCGCGCCGGAGTTCTCCGGCGTGGTGGCGCTGATCCGGGTCAGCTCGCCGCCGGCGCCGACGGCGTACGCGATGTCGATCGACGGGCTCAGTTGCCGTTCGCCCGCGAGCAGCACCCTGGTGTTGCCGGTGGCCGAGGCGAGCAGCGGCGCGGTGTAGAAAGCGGCGTCGGCGAGCCCCTTCGTCGCCACCGTCGGCCGGCGCCCGAGGTCGATCCGGCCGATGTCGCCGGTCCAGGTGTCGCACCCGTAACCGAACCAGAGGTACCTGCCGGTGTAGGCCAGCGACGACGGGCAGGTGCCCGCGCCGATGTCGAAAGTGGCCGTGAGCGCGAGCGAGCCGGTGTCGACGGCGGCGATCTTCCCGGCTGGCCGCAGTGCCACGTACAGGGTCCTGCGGTCGTTGCTGAGCTGCAGGTCGGTCGGCCCATCCAGCCCGTCGACGGTGCCGGTGACCGTACCGGCCGCGTCGGTCACGACGATCTGTTTCGACTCGCTGCCACCGCTGACGAAGACCCGGGTCCCGGTGCTGACGACGTCGGACGGGTCGCTGAACGGGAGGGTGGTGACGGTGGGCGCGGGCGCGGCCACCGCCACGGCGGGTGTGATCGCGGCGCCGGCGAGCCCGGTGACGAGCGCGACGCCGAACACGGCGAACGTTCTTGACTTGCGCATTGCCATTCCCCCATGGATGGTTTGCCGATCATCGGCGCGGGCCGTTCCCCCGTCTCATGATCGACTCCCATCAATGGTAATTCCCACCCGCCACCCACCCTCCGACGAAGATTTTCACCGCCTCACTTCGGCGCGTTCAGATCGTCCAGGGCTTTCTCGGCGCCGCGGCTCAGCGGGACCGGGGCCGTCTTGCGGGCGGTGGCCAGGCTGATCTCCTTGGCGGCGGCGCTGGCCTGCTCCAGCTGCGGCTTGCGGTCAAAGAGGGTCTTGGTGAGGACGCAGGCCACGTTCGGGTCGAGGTCGGCGCGGACCAGCAGGTAGTTCGGCACGACGATGGTCTTGACGTCGGCCGGGAGCTGGTAGGCGGTGGCCGGGATGGTGCCCTCCTGGTACACCTCGTTGATCTTCTGCATGGCCGGCAGCAGCAGCGTGACGTCGAGGAACTCGACCTGATCCTTAGCGGACGTCAGCAGGTCGGTGATGCCCGGCGTGGGCAGCCCGCCGGACCAGAACAGCGCGTCGATGGTGCCGTCCTTCATACCGTCGACGGTCTTGGTGAGGTCGAGTTTCTGAGCGCTCACGTCCGTGGCCGGATCCAGGCCGGCCGCCTTCAGGATCCGGTTGGCGATCACCTCGGTGCCCGATTTCGGGGAGCCGGTGGAGACCCGCTTGCCCTTCATGCCGGCCACGTCCTTGATGCCGGCGCCCTTGCGGACGATCACCTGGGTGTAGTTGGTGTGTATCCGGGAGAGCGCCGCGATCGGCTGCTTCGAGGTGAAGCTGCCGGTGCCGTTGACCGCGTCGGCGGCGGTGTCGGCCAGCGAGAACGCGACAGCGTAGGTGCCGGCGACCAGCTGCTGGATGTTCTGCACCGAGGCGCCGGTCTCGGCCGCGGTGGCCTGGACCTGGCCGCCGGTCGCGTTGACCTGCTCGGCGTAGGCGTTGCCCAGGGCGAAGTAGACACCGGTGGCGTTGCCGGTCGCGATGCCGATCCGGGTGGCCTGGGCCACCTCGCAGGTGACCGCGCCGCCGGAGTCGGTGGCGGCGGTGTCCTGCCGGCCACCGCACGCGGTCGCGGCCAGCGCCAGGGCGGTGATGGTGGTTACGGTCAGGATGCGTCTCATGCTTCTCCTCGCGGTGATGAGGTGCGGGTCGTGGTCCGCTGTTCCGCTTCCGGTTCTTCTTCGGTACGCCGACCGCGGGCAATCCACGCGAGCAGCGCGGACAGCACCAGCGCGCCCAGCCCGGCCGCCACCGAGACCGGCGCCAGATAGAGGAGGAACAGCCCGGCCACCGCACCGAGCACCCGGCTCGGCAGCCCGGCCCGCCCGATGCCGGGCACCCAGCCACCGGTGGCGATCGCCAGTCCGAGCACCGCCAGCGCCGCCACCACGCTGGTCCACAGCACCCCGGTCACCGGGCCGCGGGCCAGCAGGTACTCGCCGCGCTCGGTGAGCACGAAGGCGATCGGCGCGAGGAAGGCGGGCAGCGCGTACTTCAGCGCCTGCCACATCGTCGGCATGGTCCGCCCGCCGGTGATCGCGCTCGCGCCCACCGCCGCGAGGGCGGTCGGCGGGGTCACCTCGGAGAGCACCGAGTAGTAGAAGACGAACATGGCGGCGGCCGGGGCGCCCACGCCGAGCCCGAGCAGCGCCGGCCCGATGATCACCCAGCCGATGATGAAGCTGGCCGTGACGGGCACCGCGAGGCCGAGCACGGAGAGCGCCACAGCGGCCAGCAGGACGGTCAGGGCGAGCACCGCCGTCGGGTTGTCGGTGATCGCCCGGGCGCCGTTGACCAGCAGCGACGCCAGCTGCGCACCGAGCCCGGTCTTGGTGGTGATCGCGGTGATCACCCCGGCGGCGGCGCAGACCGCGACCACCGGCAGCACGCCACGGACCCCGGCGGCGAGCGCCTGGAACAGCCGGGGCGGGGTCAGCCGGGCGGCGCGGTCGAGGTACGAGAGGGCGACGGCGAGCAGCGTCGCGTAGACCACGGCCCGGGTGGCGCTCTCGCCCAGGGCGAGCAGGACGACGATCAGGATCAGCGAGGAGAAGTGGTAGCCCAGGCGGGTGAGCAGCCGCCAGGCGCTGGTGGCGGGCAGGTCCACGGCGCGGACGCCGAACCGGCGTACGTCGATCTCCACGGCGAGCAGGATCCCGAGGTAGTAGAGCAGCGTCGGGATCGTCGCCCAGCCGAGCACCGTCAGGTAGGACACGTCGAGGTACTCGGCGACGATGAACGCCGCGGCACCCAGCGTCGGCGGGGACAGGATGGCGCCCACCCCGGCCGCGGCCAGCATGCCGCCGGCCTGCTCGGGCGGATATCCGGCGCGGCGCAGCATCGGCCAGGTGACCGCGCCGACGCTGACCGCCGTGGCGGTGCCCGACCCGGAGACGGTGCCGAGCAGGAACCCGGCGGCCACCGCGGTGCGCCCGGCCGCGCTGCGCGAGCGGCGGAAGGCGGCCACCGACAGGTCGACGAAGAACCGGCTGGCCCCGGAGAGGTCGAGGACCGCGCCGTAGATCGTGAACAGCACGATGTACGTCGCCGCCACGTCCAGCGGCGTCCCGTAGAACCCGCTGCCGGAGTTGTAGAGCGCGTCGATGATCTGCGCGAAGTCCAGTCCGGCATGGGCGATCGGCCAGGTCTGCGGGAGCAGGCCGCCGTAGTAGCCGTAGAGCAGGAAGGCCCCGCACACGATCGGCAGCGCGAGCCCGGTGGTCCGGCGCGCCGCCTCGATCACCAGCAGGAGCAGGACGGCGCCGAACGCGACGTCGATCGGTTCGAGCAGCGCCTGCCGGTCGAGGAAGCCGTCGTAGCCGCCGCCGAACGGGTTGACCGGATAGAGACAGGCCACCAGCGCCAGCCCGGCCAGCACCCCGTCGAGCCGGGTGGGCCGCTCGCCGCCGCGGCCCCGCGCCCGGTAGGCCAGGAAGATCAGCGGCAGGGTCAGCGCCAGAAAGATGATCAGGTAGAACTGGCTGCCCTGGGCCAGTGGGCGGAACACCTGCCAGAGCGTGAGCACCCCGGTCGCCGCGGCGACCACCGCCACCAGGGTCCCGACGCGTCCGCGCAGCTCACGGGCGGGGCGCTCCTCCTCGTCGTAGTGCACCGCCGGTGGATCTCCGCCGCCCAGAGATCGATCATCGCCCATGTCCCGGACATTACTATGCCGAAGTCCCTCGGTGGGTGCGGTCCGGTCCCGGCTGGCGCGCACGGTGGTGTCAGCGGCCCTGACGCCACCGTGCGCACCAGCCGGGATCGGGACGTCAGCGGGAGACTTCGAAGCGACGGACGGCTCCGGTGAGTTCGTCGGCCATGCCGGCGAGGTGCTGGGCGGCGCTGCGGGAGCTGGCGACGCCGGCGGTGGTGTCGCCGGCCGCCTGGGCGACCTCGGAGATGTTGCGGGCGATCTCCTCCGCGCCGGTGGCCGCCTCGGCGACCGAGCGGCTGATCTCCGCGGTGGTCGCGGTCTGCTCCTCGACCGCGGAGGCGATGGTGGTCTGGTAGTCGCTGATCCGGACGATGACCTCGGAGATGCGTTCGATGGCGGCGACCGCGCTGTTGGTGTCCGACTGGATCATCTCGACCCGCTGGCCGATGGTCTCGGTGGCCTTCGCCGTCTCCTGGGCCAGTTCCTTGACCTCGCCGGCCACCACCGCGAAGCCCTTGCCCATGTCGCCGGCCCGGGCCGCCTCGATGGTGGCGTTCAGGGCGAGCAGGTTGGTCTGCTCGGCGATGCTGGTGATCAGCTTGATCACGTTGCCGATCTCGGCCGACGACTCGCCGAGCTTGCCGACGATGGTGCTGGTCTCGTGGGCGACCGAGACCGCCTCGCCGGCCACCCCGGCCGCGTCCGAGGCGTTGGTGGCGATCTCGCGGATCGACACGCCCATCTGCTCGGCCGCGGCGCTGAGCGTGCTGACCAGCCGGGCGACATCCTCGGCGGCCTGCTGCGCGGCGGCGGCCCGGCCGGCCGCGGTGTCCGCGCCGGCGCTGAGGTGGTCGTTCACCGAGTTCAGGTTGCGGGAACTCGCCAGTACGGTCGCCGCGCTCCCATTGATCATGGTGACCGCATCGCGCATGCTGGCCGTCGCCTGGTTCAGCGCCGCCGCCATCTGCCCGACCTCGTCGCGGCTGTCGACGCCCGCGTCGCGGGTCAGGTCCCCGGCGGCCACCGACTGGAGCACCGCCGTGACCCGGCGCACCGGCGTCACCACGGCACGGACCGCGAGCAGCGCGATCGCCAGCCCGAGCAGCAGCCCGAGCACGCCGATCACCAGCACCTGCCTGGTGACCGAGCCGCGCGCGTCGCTGACCTCCCGGTTCGCCTGGACCGCCGAGTCGGCGTGCGCCTTCTCCAGGGTCGCGAACTCCTGGTCCAGCTGGGTGTACAGCTCGGTGCCGGCGTTCCAGCTGTCCCAGAAGTCCTGGAGCCGGCCGTCGAGAGCGGCCGGCATCATCTTGCCGGTCCGCAGCTCGTTGAACTTGTCGAAGTTCGCCTTGAGCGCGGTGGCGGTGGCCGCGTCGGCGCTCAGCGGGAGGTACTTCTCCCAGGCCTCGTCGACGGCGGCGGTCCGCTCCTTCATCTCGGCGTCTTCCTTGGCCCGGTACGCGGCGTCCGACATGTAGTAGTTCAGCGCGAGCATCCGGACCCGGAGCACGTCCTCGTGGACGGAGGCGAGGTGCTGGATCGGAACGACACCGTGCCCGTAGACGGCGTTCGACTTGTTCTCCACCAGGCGCAGGCCACCGACGGCGATCAGGATGACGACGGCGCAGGCGGCCGCTACCGAGACCACCGAGGTCAGCATTTTCACGGACAGGGGCAGATCCGCCAGCCGCTGCCGGAACGAACGAGACGAGGACACACTTGAAGTTCGGCACCCGGCCATCCGGACTTAGCCGGATGGCCGGGCCCAAACGTCAGCCGACCTCGCGAAGCCGGGCGGCGATGCGTTCCGGTGTGGTGTCGCTGATCCAGGACGCCATCGCCGATTCCACCCCGGCCAGGTACTTCAGCTTGCCGGGCGCCCGCAGCACGCTGAACACCTGCAGGTGCAGGCGGAACAGGTCGCGGCCCTGGCGGACCGGCGCCTGGTGCACGCCGGCGATGTAGGGCAGCGGCTCCGGCCCGGGATGGTAGCGGTCGAGCCGGCCCAGCACGTCCAGGTAGATCCGGACCAGGTCGTCACGTTCCGCATCGGTCAGCGCCGGCAGGTCGGGGACGTCCCGGTGCGGGGCCAGGTGCACCTCGACCGGCCAGCGCGCCGCGGCCGGCACGTAGGCCGTCCAGTGCTCCCCGACCGTGACGATGCGGGTCCCGGCGCGGCGCTCCGCCTCGAGGATGTCGCGGAACAGGTTGCCGCCGGTCCGGTCCCGGTGCTGCCGGGCCATCTCCAGCATCCGGGCCGCCTTGGGCGGCACGAACGGGAACGCGTAGATCTGCCCGTGCGGGTGCGGCAGCGTCACCCCGATCTCCCGGCCGCGGTTCTCGAACACGAAGACGTGCTCGACACCGGGCTGTCCGCCCAGCTCAGCGGTGCGGTCGGCCCAGGCCTCCAGGACGGTCCGGGCCCGCCGCGGGTGGAGGCCGCCGAACGACCCCTTCGGGGCCGACGAGAAGCAGACGACTTCGGTACGCCCATCGGCCGGCCGGGTCGGCCACAGCGGGTCCCCGTCGACGAACGACGCGGAGCCACCGTTGCGCGGGGAGAACGACGGGAACCGGTTCTCGAAGACCACCACGTCGTAGTCGGCCTCGGCGATCTCGGTCGGGAAGCCACCCGGCACCGTCGGCGCCAGCGGGTCCTGGTCGGCCGGCGGCAGGAACGTGCGGTCGTTGCGGTGCGACGCCATGGCGATCCACTCGCCGGTCAGCGGGTCGTACCGGACCTGGGCGCCGCCCTTGAGGACCTCCTCGGCGCTGGGCAGCGGCCGGGTGTCCTCGGCCTGCCGGACCGCGGCGCCGGACACGTACGGCTCGGTGTCGTCGAAGTAGATGATCTCGCGGCCGTCGGCCATCCGCCGGGACGTCTTACGCACCCGGTGCGGGCGGTCCGGCTCGCCGGTGGTGGCCCGCCCGACGACCCGGATCGCGTCGACGGCCAGCAGCTGCGAGCCGGCCGCGACCAGCCGGTCCCGCGCCTGCGACGGCACCGAGACCGGCGAGACGGTGGCCAGTGGCAGCAGGTGCAGGGTCACCTCGGCGCCGGCCCGGTAGCCGGCGTCGACCAGGTTGACCTGCCAGCGGGAGCCGTCCCAGAACCGGTCGGTGACGGCGACCCCGTCGACCCGCAGCTCGCCGACGTCGCCGGCCCAGTCGATCTGGAGCAGGGCGTCGTGCTCCGGGTCGGCGGCCCAGTCCGGCAGGTGCAGCCGGTGGACCGCGGCGAACTCGTCGAACGCCTCCGGGCCGGGCGCGGAGCAGCGGCCGTCGTGCTTGCCGTACTCGGCGGGCACGTCGCCGGCCGGGCGCAGCTCGGTGGTGGCGACGTCGACGGTGAGCGGGACGTGCGCCGGGGACACCGGGAGGTCGGCGAAGGCGCGCGCGGCCGGGTCGTACACGCGTACCGAAGCGGTCGACGCGGTCTTGGCCAGGATCCGGCCGGAAGCGTCCCACTGCAGCTCGTCGTCGCTGAGCAGGACCCGGCGGCCGGCCGCCTCGCAGACCCACAGCGAACCCGCGGTGCCGGCCGGCAGGACCAGGACGTCGAGCGTTCCGGTAGCGGTCTCGAACCGGGTCGGCTCCAGGCCGGGGGTGATCGCCCGCTCCTGTCCGCCCACCGACAGCGCCGGCGCGATGCCCGCCTCGGCGAGCAGGACCAGGGTGGGCACCGCGCCGGGCAGCAGGGTGAGCGCGGAGGCGGTGGCCCAGTCCAGGCGGACGCCGCCGGCGGTCAGGCCGACCGGCCAGCGGGCCAGGGTGCCGGCCGGGATGTCCACCGGCTGGGAGGGGAATTCCACCTCGCGGTCGGCCAGCACGACCTTGAAGCGGGCACCCCGGTAGGTGTCCAGGGGGACGTGCGGCTGGTGCCAGGCGACGAAGAGGAAACCGCTGGTCCCGTCGCTGCGCAGCGCCCACCGCAGGGTGGTGCTGTCCTCGACGCCGTCCGGGCGCACGTCGGGCAGGCTGGACGGCATGTCGGCGAGCCGGGCGCCGAACGCGGCCAGGAAGCTGTGCTGGCGGCGCAGTTCGGCGTGGCTGCCGGCGAGCGCGCCGGCCTCGCCGATCGGCGCGTGGAAGTCGTAGCCGAGCCTGGGCAGGTCGTTCGGGTAGCCGGTGGCGTGCGACTCCTGCAGGCCGCCGGGAACGTCCGGGTTGGTGCCGCCGGCGTACATGTAGTAGCCCTGCCAGGCCGAGCCGTTGCCGATCTTGCAGTGCGCGATGGTGGCCACGTCGAGCGCGCTGGGCAGCGGCCGCCGGTGGTACGCGGTCGCCATCCCGCCGGCGAGTTCGCAGGTGGCGGCCGGGAAGAGGTCGGACGGGACGCGCGGGCCACCCTTGGCCGCCTCGATGTTCTGCGCCCGCCGCACGTCGGCGCCGATGCCGGGGTCGTCCCAGACGTGCGAGAAGAAGTAGTGGTCCCGGAAGTTGGGCGCCCAGGGCGCGTCCGAGTCGACCCAGAAGCCGTCGCCGTAGCCGCCGTAGAGCGGAAGCACCTCCTCCTCGGGCAGCTCGGCGCTGTCCCAGGCGGTGGCGGTCCAGAGCGGGGCGGACATGCCCGCCGCGCGGGACATCCGCTTGAGCGTGCGCAGGTGCTCGGGCTGGGTGTAGAGCTCGTTCTCCAGCTGGATGCCGAGCACCCGGTCCAGATGCCCGCTGAGCTGGGCGCCGATCGCGGCGAACCACTCCTCGACCAGGCTCAGGTAGGCCGGGTCGTCGGTGCGGTGCCGGACGGGGGCCCGCTGCACCCAGTCGGGGAAGCCGCCGTTGCGGCTCTCGGCGTGCACCCAGGGGCCGATCCGCAGCACCACGTCGAGGCCGGTCTCGGCGGCCAGGTCGACGAAGGCGGCCACGTCCAGGTTGCCGTCGAAGCGGTACTCGCCGGGGGCGGGCGAGTGGTGCAGCCAGAACAGGTAGCTGGCCACCACGGTGACGCCGCCGGCCTTCATCTGGCGCAGGCGCTCCGCCCAGCGGTGCCGCGGGACCCGGCTGTAGTGCAGCTCGCCGGAGACCGGGACGACCGGGGAACCGTTCTTGATCAGGTACCGGTTGGTGAGCGACAGGCCCGCCCGGACGTCCTCGTCGTTGCTCATCCGCGGGCGGCGCAGCGGCGTCGTCCACGGATGGTGGCGGACGGAGAGTGGCTCCGTTTCTTTGGGCACGAGACCCCTCTTTCCGTTGGGACTGTAACCGGTCACAGCCCGGCAAGAGCGAACGATACACAGGATTAACCGGTTGGAAGCAAGGGCTTGACACATCGACGTAACAGCAGCACTGTAACCGGTCACAGGCATTGACCCGGGCCCCCGGCCGGCATGCCCATCAAGGAGGATCGATGAAGAAGACTCTTGCGCCGCTCCTGGCCACCCTTACCGCCGTCGCCCTGTTCACCACGACCGCGTGCAGCGGCGCCGACGACAGCAAGTCGGACACCGGGAGCACCACCGGCGACGAGAAGGTCGCGCTGACCTACTGGAGCTGGGCGCCGAACATGGACAAGGTCGTCGCGGGCTGGAACGCGACGCACCCGAACATCCAGGTCACCGTCAACAAGCAGGATGGTGGCGACCCGGCGGTCACCAAGCTGCTCACCGCGATCAAGGCCGGCAGCGGCGCGCCCGACGTGATGCAGGCCGAGTACCAGAAGATCCCCACCCTGGTCTCCGCCGACGCCCTGGCCGACATCGCCGACCAGGCCGGCTCGCTCAAGGACAAGTTCCCGGCCGCCGCCTGGAACAGCGTCACCCTGGGCGGCGACGCCGTCTACGGCGTGCCGCAGGACTCCGGCCCGCTGATGTTCTTCTACCGCGCCGACGTCTTCGCGAAGAACGGCCTGCCGGCCCCCAAGACCTGGGACGACTACGCCGCCGCCGCCGAGAAGATCCACAAGGCGAACCCGAAGCAGTACCTCGGCACCTTCTCGGCCACCGACGCCGGCCTGTTCGCCGGCCTCGCCCAGCAGGCCGGCGCCTCCTGGTGGGGGGTGAACGGCGACTCCTGGACCGTGAACATCAACGACGCGAACACCCAGAAGGTCGCCGGGTACTGGGGTGGCCTGGTGGAGAAGGGCGTCGTCGACAACAAGCCGATGTACACCCCGGAGTGGAACGCCGCGCTCAACGACGGCACCCAGGTCGGCTGGGTCTCCGCGGTCTGGGCGCCGGGCGTGCTCGAGGGCAGCGCCAAGGACACCAAGGGCAAGTGGAAGGCCGCCCCGATGCCGCAGTGGGACGCCGCCAGCCCGGCGACCGGCAACTGGGGTGGCTCGGCGACGAGCGTCACCAGCCAGAGCAAGCACCCGAAGGAGGCCGCCGCGTTCATCGCGTGGCTGAACAGCGACCCGGCGGCGCTGAAGCTGCTGGCCGGCACGGCCAACGTCTACCCGGCCGCCAACGACGCGACGAGCGTGCTGACCACGCCGCCGGCCTTCTTCGCCGACCAGGCCGACTTCTACACGATCGCGGCCGAGGCCGGGAAGCAGACCAAGCCGTTCACCTACGGCCCGAACGTCAACGTCGCCTACAGCGCGTTCAACGACGCGTTCGGCAAGGCCGCCGAGTCGAAGAAGGCCGCCGCCTTCACCGAGTCGCTGACGACCATGCAGAAGGCGACCGTCGACGACATGAAGAACAGCGGCTTCACCGTCGCCGGATGACCTGCACCGGGTGGGCGTTTCTCCAGGAGGCGGCCACCCGGTTCCGCACCAGGAAGGTTTCGGCGATGACGCTGACCACCACCAGACCCACCTCCACCGCCGCACCGGTCGCCAGCAAGCCCGTGCGGAA
This window of the Actinoplanes oblitus genome carries:
- a CDS encoding YncE family protein yields the protein MRKSRTFAVFGVALVTGLAGAAITPAVAVAAPAPTVTTLPFSDPSDVVSTGTRVFVSGGSESKQIVVTDAAGTVTGTVDGLDGPTDLQLSNDRRTLYVALRPAGKIAAVDTGSLALTATFDIGAGTCPSSLAYTGRYLWFGYGCDTWTGDIGRIDLGRRPTVATKGLADAAFYTAPLLASATGNTRVLLAGERQLSPSIDIAYAVGAGGELTRISATTPENSGANGQGLALDPGGTTAFAAGGAPYHVQSYPVEDMRKTGTAYETGPYPNAVAVSRDGTRVAGGVYAPYDPDVFVFDLNGTPVTRFELGGSDHTLVSGALAWAPNGRRLYAVSDDGLPNGAPAQLHVLPIPAA
- a CDS encoding TAXI family TRAP transporter solute-binding subunit, yielding MRRILTVTTITALALAATACGGRQDTAATDSGGAVTCEVAQATRIGIATGNATGVYFALGNAYAEQVNATGGQVQATAAETGASVQNIQQLVAGTYAVAFSLADTAADAVNGTGSFTSKQPIAALSRIHTNYTQVIVRKGAGIKDVAGMKGKRVSTGSPKSGTEVIANRILKAAGLDPATDVSAQKLDLTKTVDGMKDGTIDALFWSGGLPTPGITDLLTSAKDQVEFLDVTLLLPAMQKINEVYQEGTIPATAYQLPADVKTIVVPNYLLVRADLDPNVACVLTKTLFDRKPQLEQASAAAKEISLATARKTAPVPLSRGAEKALDDLNAPK
- a CDS encoding TRAP transporter permease — translated: MGDDRSLGGGDPPAVHYDEEERPARELRGRVGTLVAVVAAATGVLTLWQVFRPLAQGSQFYLIIFLALTLPLIFLAYRARGRGGERPTRLDGVLAGLALVACLYPVNPFGGGYDGFLDRQALLEPIDVAFGAVLLLLVIEAARRTTGLALPIVCGAFLLYGYYGGLLPQTWPIAHAGLDFAQIIDALYNSGSGFYGTPLDVAATYIVLFTIYGAVLDLSGASRFFVDLSVAAFRRSRSAAGRTAVAAGFLLGTVSGSGTATAVSVGAVTWPMLRRAGYPPEQAGGMLAAAGVGAILSPPTLGAAAFIVAEYLDVSYLTVLGWATIPTLLYYLGILLAVEIDVRRFGVRAVDLPATSAWRLLTRLGYHFSSLILIVVLLALGESATRAVVYATLLAVALSYLDRAARLTPPRLFQALAAGVRGVLPVVAVCAAAGVITAITTKTGLGAQLASLLVNGARAITDNPTAVLALTVLLAAVALSVLGLAVPVTASFIIGWVIIGPALLGLGVGAPAAAMFVFYYSVLSEVTPPTALAAVGASAITGGRTMPTMWQALKYALPAFLAPIAFVLTERGEYLLARGPVTGVLWTSVVAALAVLGLAIATGGWVPGIGRAGLPSRVLGAVAGLFLLYLAPVSVAAGLGALVLSALLAWIARGRRTEEEPEAEQRTTTRTSSPRGEA
- a CDS encoding methyl-accepting chemotaxis protein: MSSSRSFRQRLADLPLSVKMLTSVVSVAAACAVVILIAVGGLRLVENKSNAVYGHGVVPIQHLASVHEDVLRVRMLALNYYMSDAAYRAKEDAEMKERTAAVDEAWEKYLPLSADAATATALKANFDKFNELRTGKMMPAALDGRLQDFWDSWNAGTELYTQLDQEFATLEKAHADSAVQANREVSDARGSVTRQVLVIGVLGLLLGLAIALLAVRAVVTPVRRVTAVLQSVAAGDLTRDAGVDSRDEVGQMAAALNQATASMRDAVTMINGSAATVLASSRNLNSVNDHLSAGADTAAGRAAAAQQAAEDVARLVSTLSAAAEQMGVSIREIATNASDAAGVAGEAVSVAHETSTIVGKLGESSAEIGNVIKLITSIAEQTNLLALNATIEAARAGDMGKGFAVVAGEVKELAQETAKATETIGQRVEMIQSDTNSAVAAIERISEVIVRISDYQTTIASAVEEQTATTAEISRSVAEAATGAEEIARNISEVAQAAGDTTAGVASSRSAAQHLAGMADELTGAVRRFEVSR
- the galT gene encoding galactose-1-phosphate uridylyltransferase — its product is MPKETEPLSVRHHPWTTPLRRPRMSNDEDVRAGLSLTNRYLIKNGSPVVPVSGELHYSRVPRHRWAERLRQMKAGGVTVVASYLFWLHHSPAPGEYRFDGNLDVAAFVDLAAETGLDVVLRIGPWVHAESRNGGFPDWVQRAPVRHRTDDPAYLSLVEEWFAAIGAQLSGHLDRVLGIQLENELYTQPEHLRTLKRMSRAAGMSAPLWTATAWDSAELPEEEVLPLYGGYGDGFWVDSDAPWAPNFRDHYFFSHVWDDPGIGADVRRAQNIEAAKGGPRVPSDLFPAATCELAGGMATAYHRRPLPSALDVATIAHCKIGNGSAWQGYYMYAGGTNPDVPGGLQESHATGYPNDLPRLGYDFHAPIGEAGALAGSHAELRRQHSFLAAFGARLADMPSSLPDVRPDGVEDSTTLRWALRSDGTSGFLFVAWHQPHVPLDTYRGARFKVVLADREVEFPSQPVDIPAGTLARWPVGLTAGGVRLDWATASALTLLPGAVPTLVLLAEAGIAPALSVGGQERAITPGLEPTRFETATGTLDVLVLPAGTAGSLWVCEAAGRRVLLSDDELQWDASGRILAKTASTASVRVYDPAARAFADLPVSPAHVPLTVDVATTELRPAGDVPAEYGKHDGRCSAPGPEAFDEFAAVHRLHLPDWAADPEHDALLQIDWAGDVGELRVDGVAVTDRFWDGSRWQVNLVDAGYRAGAEVTLHLLPLATVSPVSVPSQARDRLVAAGSQLLAVDAIRVVGRATTGEPDRPHRVRKTSRRMADGREIIYFDDTEPYVSGAAVRQAEDTRPLPSAEEVLKGGAQVRYDPLTGEWIAMASHRNDRTFLPPADQDPLAPTVPGGFPTEIAEADYDVVVFENRFPSFSPRNGGSASFVDGDPLWPTRPADGRTEVVCFSSAPKGSFGGLHPRRARTVLEAWADRTAELGGQPGVEHVFVFENRGREIGVTLPHPHGQIYAFPFVPPKAARMLEMARQHRDRTGGNLFRDILEAERRAGTRIVTVGEHWTAYVPAAARWPVEVHLAPHRDVPDLPALTDAERDDLVRIYLDVLGRLDRYHPGPEPLPYIAGVHQAPVRQGRDLFRLHLQVFSVLRAPGKLKYLAGVESAMASWISDTTPERIAARLREVG
- a CDS encoding ABC transporter substrate-binding protein; translated protein: MKKTLAPLLATLTAVALFTTTACSGADDSKSDTGSTTGDEKVALTYWSWAPNMDKVVAGWNATHPNIQVTVNKQDGGDPAVTKLLTAIKAGSGAPDVMQAEYQKIPTLVSADALADIADQAGSLKDKFPAAAWNSVTLGGDAVYGVPQDSGPLMFFYRADVFAKNGLPAPKTWDDYAAAAEKIHKANPKQYLGTFSATDAGLFAGLAQQAGASWWGVNGDSWTVNINDANTQKVAGYWGGLVEKGVVDNKPMYTPEWNAALNDGTQVGWVSAVWAPGVLEGSAKDTKGKWKAAPMPQWDAASPATGNWGGSATSVTSQSKHPKEAAAFIAWLNSDPAALKLLAGTANVYPAANDATSVLTTPPAFFADQADFYTIAAEAGKQTKPFTYGPNVNVAYSAFNDAFGKAAESKKAAAFTESLTTMQKATVDDMKNSGFTVAG